The nucleotide window AATTCATGACAAATTAAACAGTTTAATGCATAGCCATTACTGTTTGTTTACCGGTTGTTGACGCTGGAATTCACTTGTTGCTGACCATTGTGGCCAATCTTGTGAGTTAGCTAATTGATAAATAATATCAAAATGTACCTTGGCATCATCCACCGCACCGTTTAGATCCCACTCTGGGTTATATTCATCACAGGTTTGGTGATAACAAGCGCGCATTTTAGGTAAAATTTTCTTACGGTATGCTGCGACGTCACTATTTAGAGGTTCGCTGCCACCGCCCGCGTACAATGCTGGCACACCAACTTTAGCAAAGTTAAAGTGATCAGAACGGTAATAGCTGCCTGCTGCAGGGTTAGACTCTTTAACTAAGTTACGTTTTTGTTTTAATGCTGCTGTTTTTAGGTATTTTTCAAGTTCAGACTTACCTAAACCGCGAACTTCCAAGTCTTTTACTGGACCTAAAATGTTCATGCTGTCGATGTTCAACACGCCAACGGTATCTGCTAGGGCATAGATTGGGTTTTCCGCATAGTATTTCGAACCCAGCAAACCTTGCTCTTCAGCGGTGGTCGCAACAACGGTAATTGAACGCTCTGGGCGTTGATCTAGTGATGCTAACGCTTTCGCAATTTCAATGATGCCACTGATACCGGTTGCGTTATCGTGAGCACCGTTATAGATGGTGTCGCCTTCGGTTTCTTCACTTGTGCCAATATGATCCCAGTGACCGGTAAGCAGTATTTGCTCGGTAGGGCGTTTAGAACCCGGTAACGTAGCGACAAAGTTATGCGATGTCGAATTCTTGATGGTGCTTTTTACCGTCGCTGACGCGGTTAAACCAAGGGATTTATTGATTGGCCCTTGCATTGCCTTGTTCTTGTACGTGGTAAAATCAAGTCCCGCTTGTTTAAACAGGTCACGGGTGGCATCCAGTGTTAACCAACCTTCAATTTGTACGCGATCTTTGTTGCCATCTTTGTCGAATAATACGTATTGTGGGCCAGTCCAGCCATTAGTCACTACCGACCAAGGGTACGATGCTGGTGCGGTTTCGTGCACAATAATAGCCGCAGCTGCGCCTTGGCGACTGGCTTCTTCATATTTATACGTCCAACGACCATAGTAGGTCATGGCACTGCCGGTAAACAGACTCGGAATTTGTGAAGCATAACCTGGATCGTTGACCAACATCACCACGGTTTTGCCTTTAACGTCTAAGCCTTCATAGTCGTTCCATTTGTACTCTGGCGCATTGATACCATAGCCAACGAAGACAATTTCGCTGTCTTTGATTTGTTCAAATTTACTGACTCGAGAGGTACCAAGCACCATATCACGTTCATATTTAAACTCAGCGGATTGACCATTACCAGCAACGCTTAAGCTCATCTCTGGAGAAGCGGTGATTTCAGATAATTCTACAGGTTGCAGAAAGCTGCCGTTGTTACCTGGCTGCCAACCGGCTTTTTTAAATTGTTTGGTTAAGTAGTCCAGTACCAGTTTCTCTCCTTTTGACGTCGGTAAGCGACCTTCAAATTCATCAGATGAAATGGTTTTTATATGTTGGTGTAGGGATTTTTCGGAAATATCGTTGTAAGCGCGTTCGAATGACTTAGCGTTAGCAGCAGAGCTAGCCAAAACACCAGCGCCAAACGCCATCATCATTATTTTATTTAGTTTCATAGCATTCCTGACGATTGCAAAAAGTGTGACTAAATGTAACGTGTCATGCAACTGAAATAAAGTATTGGTTACAAATAATTACCTGAATATGTCGTTATTGATTGCCATGTGTTAAAACACGTTTACAATTAATTAACAAGACAACAAAAAATCCTCCCCCAATGGTAAAAGGAACTTCATGATTTCAGTAGAAAATCTGAGCAAATGCTTTGTCACAAAAGCAAAGAAATCGCTGGATTCGAATAAGGTCGACCCAAGAGACCACGGCAACCTGTTTTACGCTCTAAAAGACGTTAGTTTTCACTGTGGAAAAGGTGAAGTGCTTGGCTTGCTGGGGCCTAATGGGGCCGGCAAAACAACAGCGCTTCGAATCTTATCCACCGCATTAAAACCCGATTCAGGTCAAGTTATCGTCAATGACGTCGACGTGTTAAAAAAACCTTTAGTAGCAAAAGAAAAAATTGGCTTTTTATCGGGTAAAACCGGTTTATATGGGCGCCTTACGGCGCGTGAAAACATTGAGTTTTTTGCACGTTTACATGGCGTCAATGATGAATTTTTAAAAAACGACGCAGAACGCATCTACGAAAACTTAGCGATTACCGCCTATTTGGATCGCCGAGTTGAACACCTGTCGACGGGCATGCAACAGAAAGTATCGATAGCTCGCGCAGTGATCCATGAGCCAGAGGTGGTCGTCTTA belongs to Thalassotalea sp. HSM 43 and includes:
- a CDS encoding M28 family metallopeptidase, with the translated sequence MKLNKIMMMAFGAGVLASSAANAKSFERAYNDISEKSLHQHIKTISSDEFEGRLPTSKGEKLVLDYLTKQFKKAGWQPGNNGSFLQPVELSEITASPEMSLSVAGNGQSAEFKYERDMVLGTSRVSKFEQIKDSEIVFVGYGINAPEYKWNDYEGLDVKGKTVVMLVNDPGYASQIPSLFTGSAMTYYGRWTYKYEEASRQGAAAAIIVHETAPASYPWSVVTNGWTGPQYVLFDKDGNKDRVQIEGWLTLDATRDLFKQAGLDFTTYKNKAMQGPINKSLGLTASATVKSTIKNSTSHNFVATLPGSKRPTEQILLTGHWDHIGTSEETEGDTIYNGAHDNATGISGIIEIAKALASLDQRPERSITVVATTAEEQGLLGSKYYAENPIYALADTVGVLNIDSMNILGPVKDLEVRGLGKSELEKYLKTAALKQKRNLVKESNPAAGSYYRSDHFNFAKVGVPALYAGGGSEPLNSDVAAYRKKILPKMRACYHQTCDEYNPEWDLNGAVDDAKVHFDIIYQLANSQDWPQWSATSEFQRQQPVNKQ
- a CDS encoding ABC transporter ATP-binding protein, coding for MISVENLSKCFVTKAKKSLDSNKVDPRDHGNLFYALKDVSFHCGKGEVLGLLGPNGAGKTTALRILSTALKPDSGQVIVNDVDVLKKPLVAKEKIGFLSGKTGLYGRLTARENIEFFARLHGVNDEFLKNDAERIYENLAITAYLDRRVEHLSTGMQQKVSIARAVIHEPEVVVLDEPTTGLDIMATETIMEFVQYIRSQGTAVIFSTHHLDEIALLADRVSVIFQGNSCFDGTVDDFQQHADDLDLRKAFMNVLREAS